Proteins encoded together in one Impatiens glandulifera chromosome 1, dImpGla2.1, whole genome shotgun sequence window:
- the LOC124921582 gene encoding beta-D-glucosyl crocetin beta-1,6-glucosyltransferase-like: METKNPRLNIVMVPWLAHGHISPYLELAKRLSNRNFKIYLCSTPINLSSIKKRVTQKYSHSIKLIDLHIPSQPDLPHPNFHTTNGLPLHLHSVLKRAMDMASPSFTEIIKTLKPDILIYDFNQQWASTAAASIGIPAVQFLTNNASSLCYVLLLFKKQEVDFSYPVLNLGTHWNRQFQKLLNSSANDQSQAQSGSTGIMPTSRTCDITLMKTFGEMEGKYIDYGSKLLGKKIVPTGPLIQEHEVSEDNSEIMEWLNKKETSSTVFVSFGTEFFLSREETEELAKGLELSMVNFIWVLRFSFEEKITVEEALPNGFLERVGDRGLVVEKWAPQTRILGHPNVGGFVSHCGWGSTIEAMSFGVPILAIPMTHEQPVNARLVEEIGVGLEVNRDDNGRFSGKEIADLISELIEGEKGKKIKDKAREMRDKIISRGEEDIDGVMEELYKLYKNKIDGESKA, from the exons ATGGAGACGAAGAATCCACGCTTGAATATTGTAATGGTCCCATGGCTAGCCCATGGCCACATCTCTCCTTACTTAGAGCTTGCCAAAAGACTTTCCAACAGGAACTTCAAAATCTATCTATGCTCAACTCCGATCAATCTGAGCTCTATCAAGAAAAGGGTCACCCAGAAATACTCTCATTCAATCAAACTCATCGACCTCCATATCCCATCTCAACCAGACCTTCCTCATCCCAATTTCCACACAACAAATGGCCTCCCACTCCACCTCCACTCAGTTCTCAAAAGAGCCATGGACATGGCCAGTCCATCTTTCACAGAAATCATTAAAACCCTCAAACCGGACATACTCATTTACGACTTCAACCAACAATGGGCCTCAACCGCCGCAGCATCAATTGGGATACCAGCAGTTCAGTTCCTCACCAATAACGCTTCCTCCCTCTGTTATGTCCTCCTTTTATTCAAGAAACAGGAAGTTGACTTCTCTTATCCCGTCTTAAATCTTGGAACTCACTGGAACCGACAgtttcaaaaacttttgaatTCAAGTGCAAATGATCAAAGCCAAGCTCAAAGTGGAA GCACAGGCATTATGCCCACGAGTAGAACATGCGACATCACACTCATGAAGACTTTTGGAGAAATGGAAGGGAAATACATCGATTACGGGTCAAAACTACTTGGCAAAAAGATAGTCCCCACAGGTCCTCTGATTCAAGAGCATGAAGTCTCGGAAGATAATAGCGAGATCATGGAGTGGCTTAACAAGAAAGAGACATCTTCAACTGTTTTCGTATCATTTGGAACAGAGTTCTTTTTGTctagagaagaaacagaggaattAGCAAAAGGGTTGGAGCTAAGTATGGTGAATTTCATTTGGGTGCTTAGATTTTCCTTTGAAGAGAAGATTACAGTTGAAGAAGCCCTGCCCAATGGCTTTCTTGAGAGAGTAGGAGATAGAGGACTTGTTGTTGAGAAATGGGCTCCACAAACTAGAATATTGGGACACCCAAATGTTGGAGGATTTGTAAGTCATTGTGGGTGGGGTTCTACAATAGAAGCTATGTCATTTGGGGTGCCAATTCTGGCTATACCTATGACCCACGAGCAACCAGTGAATGCAAGGCTAGTGGAGGAGATTGGTGTGGGTTTGGAAGTAAATAGAGATGATAATGGAAGGTTTAGTGGAAAAGAGATTGCAGATTTGATAAGTGAATTGATAGAAGGTGAAAAAGGTAAGAAAATAAAGGATAAAGCAAGAGAAATGAgagataaaattataagtagAGGGGAAGAAGATATTGATGGTGTTATGGAAGAATTGTATAAGCTTTACAAGAACAAAATTGATGGGGAGAGCAAAGCTTAA